Sequence from the Nasonia vitripennis strain AsymCx chromosome 5, Nvit_psr_1.1, whole genome shotgun sequence genome:
GCAATATTTGCCGAGAGCAATCGGTTATATAGGCTGTTATCGCCGACAATGGAGAGTATAATACGAAAATATTGACCGATAGATAGACACTCCGTAATCGATAAAAAAGCCCTAATTCCAATGACCTAACCGTAAACTTCAAGCTCGATCTGCCCTCCCCCGAACGCGCAGCTATATACTATTTCCGTCGAGCTAAAAATTCCCCTCGTAGACTTAGGCGTGTCCATGCGCCGATCTCACaatgtatacacacatgcgcacgagaaaattcaaagaaaaataagcACACGCGATATCGAAAATACATAACACTCACCAGCTGGGCGATCTTCAGAAGTCCAGGTATGCTGCGGAAGTAGAGCGGGTTGAATCTCAGAGCGAAGGAGCTGCCCTGTCCGGGATCACCTGGTTTCGCCGCACCGGCAGGCCTGCTGCCGTCCTGAACAGTCACCGTCACGCTTTCCGACATCATATCTCGTTTTTATATTTCCCTCGAAGTGACGATGTGTATGTACTGCACGacgaacgagagaaaaaattttatacgtaTACCGAGGCAACACCTGTTGAGAGACGGAGGAATaaccgcgacgacgacggatAAAGTGATATAGGTGCAGGATGTATGGAACACACTACTGGTCGTGCATACGTACCGCGCGAGActaaacgcgcgcgagagtcgtCGTAGCGCGGGGAATGGGGATCGTCCCCCTACCCTACTCCGTTATAGCCGCTCTCTCAAAACGTGTCCCTTCCCTTTTCTCACCGCCGCCGGTGTGTTTCCGTCGCGTCGGGTCTATCGGCCTCTTTTTCGAGCTGCTGCGCTAAGTACTGCTCTGCAGCTGATGACGATGATGTTTGCTCGAAATTTTCTTATCTGCGAGAGACCGCTGTGCGATTGTTGTGGCACCTGTGGCTGAgagaaatgattttttttttttggagggGCCAAGTTGTGTGATTCAGGATTCAGGATAAGAATGTAGATTATATCGTATATGAACGTGGTTAGTCTCGTGTTATTGACTTTTTATGATTGATCGCTGATGGTTCcgtgaatcattttttactcggaaaatttttaatatacagtttCATCCCGctaattttgtattattctATATCATATATGTTACTGCAGTCACTATTTATAGCAATTCTGTGCACATATCACTATACAataacaattttgtttttgttgaatattCACTCATTCAAAAATCGCGCCTTTTCAAACACCTACGCGAATTCGAAGAAAGTCCCTAGAAATCTAGAATTAGTACATTCATTTAATCTCTTATCTCTAGGAACAAGGCGAACAGTTCCCAGATCGGCCGTAGCCGCGCAGTGACAAGCATTTTCCGAAATCACTTCGGAATTTGTTTccagtttttcaattttcgccGAGGTACTCAATAAACAATCGCATTTACATGAGTTCATAGTTCATCTACAGGTCTCCGGAGTCCTTTGTGgatcaaaatattcaaaatgaCGTTGACAAACAAGGTCGGTGCTGTTTTCCAATTTTAATCTAACCTTAAATTCTTAACGATTACTGTCGCTTTATTTGCCATCAAAATGTATTTATGATTTTCAGATGGAAATCGACGAGAAGACGTCGAAGGGCGAAGGTTTCAAGCCCTACTACATCCAAAAAATCGAAGAGCTGCAGCTCATCGTCGCCGAAAAAAGTCAAAACCTTCGTCGTTTACAAGCACAGCGTAATGAGCTCAATGCCAAGGGTAAGGTTTTACACgaaaattcctttttttctgcGTAATTGGTAACTAAACATCCTAATTACCATTTTTAGTGCGTATGCTCCGCGAAGAGCTCCAACTTCTCCAAGAACAGGGTTCTTACGTTGGAGAGGTTGTAAAACCCATGGACAAAAAGAAGGTTCTGGTCAAGGTCCATCCAGAAGGAAAGTTTGTTGTCGACTTGGACAAGAACATTGACATCAATGATGTTACACCCAATTCTCGAGTAGCTTTGAGAAATGAAAGCTACACGCTGCACAAAATTCTTCCCAACAAAGTCGATCCTCTTGTGTCCCTCATGATGGTCGAAAAGGTTCCTGACTCGACTTATGAAATGGTTGGTGGTCTGGATAAGCAAATCAAGGAAATCAAAGAAGTCATTGAGTTGCCAGTCAAGCATCCAGAGCTGTTCGATGCTCTTGGTATTGCTCAACCTAAGGGAGTTCTTCTATATGGACCACCTGGTactggaaaaactttgttggCAAGAGCAGTGGCTCACCACACTGAATGCACATTTATCAGAGTCTCAGGTTCTGAACTTGTACAAAAGTTCATTGGAGAAGGATCCCGTATGGTCAGAGAACTTTTTGTTATGGCAAGAGAGCATGCACCATCAATT
This genomic interval carries:
- the LOC100114873 gene encoding 26S proteasome regulatory subunit 8 — encoded protein: MTLTNKMEIDEKTSKGEGFKPYYIQKIEELQLIVAEKSQNLRRLQAQRNELNAKVRMLREELQLLQEQGSYVGEVVKPMDKKKVLVKVHPEGKFVVDLDKNIDINDVTPNSRVALRNESYTLHKILPNKVDPLVSLMMVEKVPDSTYEMVGGLDKQIKEIKEVIELPVKHPELFDALGIAQPKGVLLYGPPGTGKTLLARAVAHHTECTFIRVSGSELVQKFIGEGSRMVRELFVMAREHAPSIIFMDEIDSIGSSRIESGSSGDSEVQRTMLELLNQLDGFEATKNIKVIMATNRIDILDPALLRPGRIDRKIEFPPPNEEARLDILKIHSRKMNLTRGINLRKIAELMPGASGAEVKGVCTEAGMYALRERRVHVTQEDFEMAVAKVMQKDSEKNMSIKKLWK